In Plasmodium chabaudi chabaudi strain AS genome assembly, chromosome: 10, a single genomic region encodes these proteins:
- a CDS encoding ubiquitin-conjugating enzyme E2, putative, whose product MLTISEAISYVFTGLNNDQKKEILNVLVHIIQKIIDNPTRAKFRFLKKDSQTFINKFLCFKGSENILKAVGFEEDAERWFFPVSNDGSLVNNLNEVRNYIKNNAYTIYNNTEHIFEQSQNSPNGLNNHTNGNSNNSNTDNSKLGDKDKILKPRPDGLTLGSLSKRRLEKERNELLRERESTIKLIQEDSDKWIIQIKGAENTLYSNETFKMQFKFTDKYPIESPEVIFIGQPPIHPHIYSNGHICLSILYDNWSPVLSVNSICLSIISMLSSCTKKKKPIDDMLYCSAGSKVSPKNMRWMFHDDKV is encoded by the exons ATGTTAACAATAAGCGAAGCCATATCCTATGTATTCACTGGTTTAAAt AATGACCAAAAGAAGGAAATACTTAACGTATTAGTTCATATTATtcaaaa AATTATTGACAACCCAACTAGAGCAAAATTTCGcttcttaaaaaaagacagtcaaacatttataaataag TTTCTATGTTTTAAAGGATccgaaaatatattaaaggCTGTAGGCTTTGAAgaa GACGCGGAACGATGGTTTTTCCCTGTTTCAAATGATGGATCATTAGTAAA taatttaaatgaagttcgaaattatataaaaaataatgcatacacaatatataataataccgaacatatttttgaacAAAGTCAAAATTCACCAAATGGTTTAAACAACCACACTAACGGTAATTCCAACAATAGTAATACCGATAATTCTAAACTTGGagataaagataaaattttaaagcCAAGGCCTGATGGATTAACACTCGGAAGTTTATCAAAAAGAAGGCTAGAAAAAGAAAGGAATGAATTATTAAGAGAAAGGGAAAGTACTATTAAACTAATACAAGAAGATTCCGATAAATGGattatacaaattaaaGGTGCAGaaaatacattatattCAAATGAAACATTTAAAATGCAATTTAAATTCACAGACAAATATCCAATAG AAAGCCCGGAAGTCATATTTATTGGTCAACCACCAATCCACCcccatatatatagcaaTGGACATATTTGCttatcaattttatatgaCAACTGGTCTCCCGTTTTATCTGTAAATTCAATTTGTCTTTCAATTATATCAATGTTATCAAGttgtacaaaaaaaaaaaagccaATTGATGATATGCTATATTGTTCTGCAGGGTCTAAAGTTTctccaaaaaatatgagaTGGATGTTTCATGATGATAAAGTTTAA
- a CDS encoding glycylpeptide N-tetradecanoyltransferase, putative produces MDGDNQKEISGRDIYQIIKNARDKIKIDYKFWYTQPVPKINEEFSESINEPFIADNKVENVRKDPYKLPEGYVWYVCDVNDENDRKEVYNLLTDNYVEDDDNIFRFNYSSEFLLWALTSPNYLKEWHIGVKRVDTNKLIGFISAFPTDICINKKVVKMVEVNFLCVHKSLRSKRLAPVLIKEVTRRINLENIWQAVYTAGVYLPKPISDARYYHRTINVKKLIDVGFSSLNTRLTMSRAIKLYKIDDELNLKNLRLMKKKDVDQVHKLLNNYLSKFNIYVKFTKEEIAHWLMPIQNVIYTYVNEENGEIKDLISFYSLPSKILANEKYDMIYAAYSFYNVATTTSLKNLMQDAICLAKRNNFDVFNALEVMDNKSVFADLKFGEGDGTLKYYLYNWKCASFDTSMVGIVLL; encoded by the exons ATGGATGGTGATAAT CAGAAAGAAATATCAGGAAGAGACATATATCAGATAATCAAAAATGCTCGagacaaaataaagattGATTACAAATTTTGGTATACTCAACCTGTCCCAAAAATCAATGAAGAATTTAGTGAATCg ATTAACGAACCATTTATAGCAGATAACAAGGTGGAAAACGTTCGTAAG GATCCATATAAACTACCTGAAGGATATGTTTGGTATGTGTGTGATGTGAACGATGAAAATGATCGAAAAGAGGTATACAATTTATTAACAGATAATTATGTGGAagatgatgataatatatttcgcTTTAACTATTCATcggaatttttattatgggCATTAACTTCtccaaattatttaaaagaatgGCATATCGGAGTAAAACGTGTcgatacaaataaattgatTGGTTTTATAAGTGCATTTCCAACtgatatatgtataaataaaaaagttgtAAAAATGGTAGaagtaaattttttatgtgttCATAAGAGTTTAAGATCTAAACGATTAGCACCAGTTCTTATTAAAGAAGTTACAAGAAGaataaatttagaaaatatatggcAAGCTGTTTATACTGCTGGTGTTTATTTACCTAAACCTATAAGTGATGCCCGATATTATCACCGAActataaatgtaaaaaaattaatagatGTTGgtttttcatcattaaaTACTAGACTAACTATGAGTCGAgctattaaattatataaaattgatgatgaactaaatttaaaaaatttaagattaatgaaaaaaaaagatgttGATCAAgttcataaattattaaataattatttatccaaatttaatatatatgttaaatTTACTAAAGAAGAAATAGCCCATTGGCTTATGCCTATTcaaaatgttatatatacatatgttaatgaagaaaatggaGAAATTAAAGATTtgatttctttttattcattaccatcaaaaatattagccaatgaaaaatatgatatgaTATATGCTgcttattcattttataatgTAGCTACTACAACGTCcctaaaaaatttaatgcaAGATGCTATTTGTTTAgctaaaagaaataatttcGATGTATTTAATGCCCTTGAAGTTATGGATAATAAATCAGTTTTTGCAGACTTAAAATTTGGTGAAGGTGACGGtacattaaaatattatttatataattggaAGTGTGCTTCTTTTGACACATCAATGGTTGGAATTGTTCTATTATaa
- a CDS encoding AAA family ATPase, putative, with protein MVKIKFVYYENSEENEDGEIASDFNVYCTNDIFKLLDVKKNDNAIICHTNENKKDDNENFYVYCCFKGIDEINTKSNVDRNCIYTNKYVLKSLNIDIEHEHKKNEKNIFHLNINIIKSDSFVPIKEIKLSINEIYNQVYDDLKDYCYSIDSNWNSNSMLEKFWKNIKNKNFEKYINLSLLNTCLFPNNFLKISILGTCTFLSVSSLIIKKNNKNINFDTLLKQNVFQIPYVDQRTKIIIQKNDIEQENFQEHADKNIDVDPTILTNTDLFPKKKGLNKIGGYKKIKEDIYYYILLPLLYKNIYDQFNIDVNKGVLFHGPPGCGKTFLALAIKEELKILQKKINSIKKKSDLNAQQMEIQINDPKESKNKKNNPIDAANISTQIAKNDNIEFLIPDMEIFKSNDLIDNNNSGIKINELFLRCYKRYKEEKRCSIVFIDEIEILCEKRENSNINLYTTTLLNNMDGVRKNTHTILIGATNYINKLDLALRRSGRFDVEIEISLPNLKDRISILKKKLYNINHNINNKQIKKLADICQSFTCSDINSLINVSMYINLRENGVLSKNILNRSIGKKQLAIRKSKKISEEESQTTSTKILNTDNNAIDLIKDSEKKNSFNEHIDNSTENKCILKYEHITKGLKYVKPSGMKELYIDIPKTRIKDIGGYKIVKQCIKECLIYPKMYKKLYEKYNIQTPKGILLYGPPGCSKTLFAKAIASEINMNFISVKGPEIFSKYVGESEKTIRDIFKKARENSPCVIFFDEIDSIASNRNLNQNFVSNRVLCQLLNEIDGISIRADVIILGATNRPDLIDPAALRPGRFDRIIYVPLPNYKSRFSILKKTLKLYKISDADNNGNPLKVDNSIEQTQPEGSENLQNQNAKHYYEGNIDSFNSNNMNPMKAEISKVIGNHNFTSKINNIEKENENEKYNSNDNNQKEPNPLTNKKKEKINNNSQLLELCYFLAKKTKKYSGAEIVNICREASICALRETLKIYNTEKKGKKIDQNALSTNSFVGLNKKHFIDVLETIKPQTSSKLIKFYKNYNEQKKS; from the coding sequence atggtaaaaataaaattcgtttattatgaaaattcaGAAGAAAATGAGGATGGTGAAATAGCTAGCGATTTTAATGTATATTGTacaaatgatatttttaaacttttagatgtgaaaaaaaatgataatgcTATAATATGTCATAccaatgaaaataaaaaagacgataatgaaaatttttatgtatattgtTGTTTTAAAGGAattgatgaaataaatacaaaaagcAATGTTGATCgtaattgtatatatactaacAAATATGTCTTGAAAAGTTTAAATATTGATATAGAACAtgaacacaaaaaaaatgaaaaaaatatatttcatcttaatataaatataataaaatcagATTCATTTGTTccaataaaagaaattaaattatccataaatgaaatatataatcaaGTTTATGATGATCTAAAAGATTATTGTTATAGTATAGATAGTAATTGGAACAGTAATAGTATGCTTGAAAAAttttggaaaaatataaaaaataaaaattttgaaaaatatataaatttatctCTATTAAATACTTGCTTGTTTCCAAATAACTTTCTTAAAATATCGATTTTGGGAACTTGCACATTTTTGTCTGTTTCATCTCtcatcattaaaaaaaataataaaaacataaattttgataCCTTGCTTAAACAAAATGTTTTTCAAATACCATATGTAGATCAAAggacaaaaattataatacaaaaaaatgatattgaGCAAGAGAATTTTCAAGAACATGCtgacaaaaatatagatgTAGATCCTACCATATTAACCAATACTGATTTGTTtcccaaaaaaaaaggacttaataaaataggaggatataaaaaaataaaagaagatatatattattatatattattaccattattatataaaaatatatatgaccAATTTAACATAGATGTAAACAAAGGAGTCTTATTTCATGGACCACCAGGATGTGGAAAAACTTTTCTAGCATTGGCCATAAAAGAAGaactaaaaatattacaaaaaaaaattaatagcataaaaaagaaaagtgATTTAAATGCTCAACAAATGGAAATTCAGATTAATGATCCAAAagaatcaaaaaataaaaaaaataatcctATTGATGCTGCTAATATCTCTACACAAATTGCTAAGAATGATAACATAGAATTTCTTATTCCTGATatggaaatatttaaaagcaATGATTtaattgataataataatagtggaattaaaataaatgaactttttttaaggtgctataaaagatataaagAAGAGAAAAGGTGCTCTATAGTATTTATTGATGaaattgaaatattatgtgaaaaaagagaaaattcaaacataaatttatatacaactactcttttaaataatatggatGGAGTTCGAAAAAACACGCATACTATTTTAATAGGTGCAactaattatattaacaaacTTGATTTAGCATTAAGAAGGAGTGGACGGTTTGATGTCGAAATTGAAATTAGTCTTCCAAATTTAAAGGATAGAATatctatattaaaaaaaaaattatacaatattaatcacaatattaataataaacaaattaaaaagttgGCAGATATTTGCCAATCTTTTACTTGTTCAGATATTAACTCTTTAATAAATGTTTCtatgtatattaatttgaGGGAAAATGGTGTtctttcaaaaaatattctgaACCGATCAATTGGAAAAAAACAGCTAGCCATaagaaaatcaaaaaaaatatctgAAGAAGAAAGCCAAACTACCTCAACCAAAATTCTTAATACAGATAACAATGCAATAGATCTTATAAAAGattctgaaaaaaaaaatagttttaaTGAACATATTGATAATAGTACAGAAAATAAGTGTATCTTAAAATATGAGCATATTACAAAAGGATTAAAATATGTCAAACCATCAGGTATGaaagaattatatatagatataccCAAAACTAGAATAAAAGATATAGGAGGTTATAAAATAGTTAAACAATGTATAAAAGAATGTTTAATTTATcctaaaatgtataaaaaattatatgagaaatataatatacaaacaCCTAAGGggatattattatatgggCCACCAGGGTGCTCAAAAACATTATTTGCTAAAGCAATAGCTAgcgaaataaatatgaattttataaGTGTTAAAGGACctgaaatattttctaaatatgTTGGGGAATCAGAAAAAACTATAAgagatatatttaaaaaagctCGAGAAAATAGTCCAtgtgttattttttttgatgaaATTGATTCTATTGCTTCTAATAGAAATctaaatcaaaattttgtttCAAACAGAGTCTTATGTCAACTTCTGAATGAAATTGATGGAATTTCTATCAGAGCAGATGTAATCATTTTAGGGGCAACAAATAGACCAGATCTTATCGACCCAGCTGCCTTAAGGCCAGGAAGATTTGATCGAATCATTTATGTTCCACTtccaaattataaatcaagattttctatattaaagaaaactcttaaattatataaaattagtGATGCAGATAATAATGGCAACCCCTTGAAAGTGGACAACTCTATTGAGCAGACTCAACCAGAAGGAAGTGAAAATCTGCAAAACCAAAATGCAAAACATTATTATGAAGGAAATATTGATTCGTTTAATTCTAACAATATGAACCCAATGAAAGCCGAAATAAGCAAAGTGATAGGAAACCATAATTTTACtagcaaaataaataatatagaaaaagaaaatgaaaatgaaaaatataattcaaatgATAACAATCAAAAGGAACCTAACCCCTTAaccaataaaaaaaaggaaaaaataaataacaattCCCAACTCTTAGAATTGTGCTATTTTTTagctaaaaaaacaaagaagTATAGTGGAGCTGAAATTGTGAACATTTGCAGAGAAGCTTCCATATGTGCACTTCGAgaaacattaaaaatatacaacaCAGAAAagaaaggaaaaaaaatcgatCAAAATGCTTTATCAACCAATTCTTTTGTTGGTCTAAATAAGAAGCATTTTATTGATGTGTTAGAAACAATAAAACCTCAAACTAGTAGTAAACTTATAAAattctataaaaattacaacgaacaaaaaaaaagttaa